Proteins encoded by one window of Salicibibacter halophilus:
- a CDS encoding DsbA family protein, giving the protein MAESNPFMCDPEAGVCGVSDEGEMTMIDFNKPKKTIDLYYVTDPVCSHCWALEPVLRRFVEQYGEYFNFRTVMGGLLEKWGDGPVDPANGISGPSDVAGHWREVGEQTRMPIDGTLWYGNPVHSSYPPSRVFKVIQQQDEALAETFLRRAREAVFAFNENIAQQAVLVGIVNKLGLDGEKIVEEAEQSSSQQLLKEDFSLAHDLGARGFPTIIMVNEENQGVKIVGGRGLEQYVSGLKQVLNEDDLQAKEQPALTQLLEKEKRLFSKEIEVMYDVEQADVEEFVGKELSSNDYQAEELLGEAYFEANNW; this is encoded by the coding sequence ATGGCGGAAAGTAATCCTTTCATGTGTGATCCGGAAGCCGGTGTTTGTGGCGTGTCCGATGAGGGAGAAATGACGATGATTGATTTTAATAAACCGAAGAAAACGATTGACCTGTATTACGTGACGGACCCTGTATGTTCCCATTGTTGGGCGTTGGAACCGGTGCTACGGCGATTTGTCGAGCAGTATGGCGAGTATTTTAACTTTCGCACCGTGATGGGCGGGTTATTGGAAAAATGGGGGGATGGCCCCGTTGATCCGGCAAACGGAATTTCAGGTCCGAGTGATGTGGCCGGGCATTGGCGGGAGGTTGGCGAGCAGACACGGATGCCCATTGACGGCACCCTTTGGTATGGCAACCCTGTCCATTCCTCTTATCCTCCATCCCGCGTGTTTAAAGTGATTCAGCAACAAGATGAAGCGTTGGCCGAGACATTCTTGCGACGAGCAAGAGAAGCAGTTTTTGCTTTTAATGAAAATATTGCCCAGCAGGCGGTTCTCGTTGGCATCGTCAATAAACTTGGACTGGATGGGGAAAAAATAGTAGAAGAAGCGGAGCAATCCAGCAGCCAACAGCTATTAAAAGAAGATTTTAGTCTGGCGCACGATTTGGGCGCCAGAGGATTTCCGACGATTATTATGGTTAACGAAGAAAATCAAGGGGTAAAAATTGTCGGCGGCCGCGGATTGGAGCAATATGTGTCGGGGTTAAAGCAAGTGTTGAATGAGGACGACCTTCAAGCAAAAGAACAACCGGCATTAACGCAGTTGCTCGAAAAAGAAAAACGTCTATTTTCCAAAGAAATCGAAGTGATGTATGACGTTGAGCAAGCGGATGTTGAGGAATTTGTCGGGAAGGAACTTTCGTCGAATGATTATCAGGCGGAGGAACTTTTAGGCGAAGCATATTTTGAAGCAAATAATTGGTGA
- a CDS encoding class I SAM-dependent methyltransferase → MRQQHLIRKFDRQAKIYEKKRRRKSESKWREQLFSLARGHTLELSVGAGANFPFYPENIDVTAVDFSPRMLEKAKEADHNIPASFIQDDVEALDFEPDTFDTIVSSMSFCGYENPAHVLSLCHQWIKPGGHLLLMEHGLSTSTPLAQIQKSLDPLSVKVVGCHQNRSIQQLVEESPFTIERYERKWFGIFHLVWARKESSLT, encoded by the coding sequence ATGAGACAACAGCATTTAATTCGCAAATTCGATCGGCAGGCGAAAATCTACGAGAAAAAACGCCGTAGAAAATCGGAAAGCAAATGGCGCGAACAGCTATTTTCACTTGCGCGTGGACACACACTTGAACTCTCGGTCGGCGCCGGTGCCAATTTCCCGTTTTACCCGGAAAATATTGATGTGACCGCTGTTGATTTCAGTCCTCGAATGTTGGAAAAAGCAAAAGAAGCGGATCACAACATACCGGCTTCTTTTATTCAAGATGATGTGGAAGCGCTTGACTTTGAACCCGATACCTTCGATACGATCGTCTCGTCCATGTCCTTTTGCGGGTATGAAAACCCCGCCCATGTGCTGTCCTTATGCCATCAATGGATCAAGCCAGGAGGACATCTGCTTCTGATGGAACACGGATTGAGCACGTCAACCCCGCTTGCCCAAATACAAAAAAGCCTGGATCCATTATCCGTCAAAGTTGTCGGGTGCCATCAAAACCGATCCATCCAACAACTCGTAGAGGAATCCCCGTTTACGATCGAACGCTATGAGCGAAAATGGTTCGGTATCTTTCATTTGGTATGGGCGAGAAAGGAATCATCCTTAACATAA
- a CDS encoding PIN domain-containing protein: MNLIYDAPIQPKVFIDTTVLCGALRVDGVNRKILKAARFPHLFQPVLSRICIFEFVRNAIQGLGKGNKIVKYEQQEIEAFIMNFLKPIFDFYMELPANSLIGRYSVETIMREHRPIGEVLVELSGCNHETARQIASTQEMSEPLHRFDQEDFHVWITAIQESCNYILTTNHRRFPSNIGKIESIHPREFYSYLENC, from the coding sequence ATGAATTTGATCTATGATGCCCCCATTCAGCCAAAGGTATTCATTGATACGACAGTACTGTGTGGAGCACTGCGGGTGGATGGCGTGAATCGAAAAATTTTAAAAGCAGCTCGCTTTCCCCATTTATTTCAACCGGTTTTATCAAGAATATGTATTTTTGAATTTGTTCGAAATGCCATTCAAGGGCTTGGAAAAGGAAACAAAATCGTTAAGTATGAGCAACAGGAGATTGAAGCGTTCATCATGAACTTCTTGAAGCCCATTTTTGATTTTTACATGGAACTACCAGCCAATAGTTTGATCGGCCGATATAGTGTGGAAACTATTATGAGAGAGCATCGCCCCATCGGAGAAGTTTTAGTGGAGCTTAGTGGTTGTAACCATGAAACAGCCCGACAAATAGCTTCTACGCAGGAAATGTCCGAACCACTTCATCGCTTTGACCAAGAGGATTTTCACGTTTGGATCACAGCTATTCAAGAATCCTGCAATTACATACTAACGACCAATCACCGTCGATTTCCATCTAATATTGGAAAAATTGAAAGTATTCATCCGCGGGAGTTTTATTCATACTTAGAGAATTGCTAA
- a CDS encoding dihydrolipoamide acetyltransferase family protein yields MIKEFKLPDIGEGLHEAEVVTWFVKKGDPVKEDENIAEVQTDKAVVEITTPYSGVVHERGGEEGESIKVGETLISIETESEGMNEVESETEQPNVEEGKEASNTPPRRVKAAPTVRKLARQLGVTISEVTPTGRGGKIIADDVRFHAEDLTDKSNEASVPSTSTYSEPIKGVRKKIFENMTHSMNEIPQCTGMDEVDVSRLSEFRGLLKNEMQNGTLTYLSFIVKAVAFALRENPRFNGRVDKENMLFHYQADIHIGIATATEDGLVVPVLKSADRLSVEEIASSIEDLSTRARSKKLRSDELSGSTFTISNTGRNGGFFATPIINPPEVAILGVHSIKRKPVVKDENIQIGDVMGMSITFDHRVIDGEHSAKFMSALEAYLEKPELFIFKGK; encoded by the coding sequence ATGATTAAAGAATTCAAGCTACCGGATATTGGGGAAGGATTACACGAGGCGGAGGTAGTGACATGGTTTGTGAAAAAAGGAGATCCGGTAAAAGAAGATGAAAATATAGCAGAAGTACAAACTGACAAAGCTGTTGTAGAAATCACGACCCCATACTCCGGAGTCGTTCATGAAAGAGGCGGGGAGGAAGGAGAAAGTATCAAAGTCGGTGAGACACTCATTTCAATAGAGACGGAAAGCGAGGGAATGAATGAAGTAGAGAGTGAAACAGAACAACCGAATGTAGAGGAAGGAAAAGAAGCATCCAATACTCCTCCTCGAAGAGTAAAAGCCGCGCCCACAGTGAGAAAGCTGGCCAGGCAACTCGGTGTTACGATATCTGAAGTCACCCCGACGGGGAGAGGCGGAAAGATAATCGCCGACGATGTACGTTTTCATGCAGAAGACCTAACAGATAAAAGTAATGAAGCTTCCGTTCCCTCGACTTCTACCTATAGTGAACCGATTAAAGGGGTAAGGAAAAAGATTTTTGAAAATATGACCCACTCGATGAATGAAATCCCTCAATGCACGGGGATGGATGAAGTGGATGTCAGTCGTTTAAGTGAATTTAGAGGTTTACTAAAAAATGAAATGCAAAATGGCACATTAACCTATCTTTCTTTTATTGTAAAAGCTGTAGCATTTGCATTAAGGGAGAATCCGAGATTTAACGGTAGAGTTGATAAAGAGAATATGTTATTTCACTATCAAGCGGACATTCATATAGGGATTGCGACTGCTACGGAAGATGGTTTGGTCGTTCCGGTGCTTAAATCAGCGGATAGGCTAAGTGTGGAGGAGATTGCTAGTAGTATTGAAGATTTGTCAACACGAGCGCGCTCTAAAAAACTAAGATCGGACGAACTGTCGGGCAGTACCTTCACCATTTCCAATACGGGAAGAAACGGCGGTTTTTTCGCAACTCCTATTATTAATCCGCCGGAGGTTGCCATTCTTGGGGTTCATTCAATAAAGAGAAAACCGGTTGTCAAAGATGAAAATATTCAAATTGGCGATGTAATGGGGATGTCGATCACCTTCGATCATCGTGTTATCGACGGAGAACACTCTGCAAAGTTTATGAGTGCTCTGGAAGCTTATTTGGAAAAACCGGAGTTATTTATATTCAAAGGAAAATGA
- a CDS encoding LCP family glycopolymer transferase, with the protein MKKFLITIGILISLIVLVVGGFALYLYLSVTSTADEMHSPLEREHSDLRVDAQNLEDEEPVSFLLLGVDSEDQTSGRTDTMIVLTVNPEDESIKMVSIPRDTRTEIVGQGTEDKINHAHAFGGTEMAMDTVENFLDVPIDYVATINMDGFEEMVDAVGGVTVDNDFEFEEGGHHFAEGQVELNGDEALSFVRMRSEDPQGDAGRTERQREVIEGMLDEGAQFSSLANIGSILDSVGSNVKVSADSSEMADLLGYESARHDIDQLELSGEGTRIEGIYYEIIDEGERAEVTNDLREHLELED; encoded by the coding sequence ATTCTTATCTCTCTTATCGTATTAGTCGTCGGAGGCTTCGCCCTCTATCTTTATTTATCCGTCACATCAACCGCGGACGAGATGCATTCGCCGCTGGAACGGGAACATTCCGACTTGCGCGTGGATGCGCAAAATCTCGAGGATGAAGAACCGGTTTCTTTTTTACTCCTCGGGGTTGACTCGGAAGATCAAACATCCGGCCGTACCGACACGATGATCGTCCTCACCGTCAACCCGGAAGATGAATCCATAAAAATGGTCAGCATCCCCCGGGACACGCGCACGGAAATCGTCGGGCAAGGAACGGAAGATAAAATCAACCACGCTCACGCGTTCGGCGGCACGGAAATGGCGATGGACACCGTGGAAAACTTCCTCGACGTGCCGATTGACTATGTGGCCACCATCAACATGGACGGCTTCGAAGAAATGGTCGACGCCGTCGGCGGCGTAACCGTGGACAATGACTTTGAATTTGAGGAAGGCGGGCATCATTTCGCGGAAGGTCAAGTAGAGTTGAATGGTGACGAAGCGTTGTCCTTCGTGCGCATGCGCTCCGAAGACCCGCAAGGCGACGCCGGCCGCACCGAGCGCCAGCGCGAAGTGATTGAAGGAATGCTCGACGAAGGCGCCCAATTCTCGTCGCTCGCGAACATCGGCTCGATTCTGGATTCCGTCGGATCGAATGTAAAGGTGAGCGCCGATTCCAGTGAAATGGCCGATCTGCTCGGGTATGAATCCGCAAGGCACGACATCGATCAGCTGGAGTTAAGCGGCGAAGGTACACGGATTGAAGGGATCTATTACGAGATCATCGACGAAGGCGAGCGTGCAGAAGTAACGAACGATCTGAGAGAGCATTTGGAGTTGGAAGACTAG
- a CDS encoding long-chain fatty acid--CoA ligase: MNTKHYPSWPDRLPKTLTVPGTTVYDNLLVSAKRYPDKVAVHYYGASYTYNDLFLEVEGLAGFLEHAFNVKKGDRVMLYMQNAPQYIISLYAILRVGAVVVPINPMNKKAELEFCINDCGIKAGIVGQEIYENVQGLLPSMIVAAYSDYLPDQPPFSNLPDEVVAPAKEHPEVAWSEALAASKIPSEYTGKRDDVAFLPYTSGTTGVPKGCVHTHYSYQANTFGAAHWINGANSMAHLAALPFFHVTGVIHSLLMPLTIGASIVILTRWNREHAAAMIERHQITNWVNISTMVVDFLANPHIHDYDIASLKSISGGGAALPEAVGERLHEWLGLQYFEGYGLTETISQTHFNPPHAPKLQCLGIPSFDVDSRVIDPVTLQELATGEVGEIVVNGPQVFQEYYNRPEETAEAFMELDGKQFFRTGDMGLMDEDGYFFMVDRIKRMINASGYNVWPSEVESHLYKHPDIQQACVIGIPDPARGENVKAFVILHPESEGKVTEEEIIAWAKEQMAAYKYPRLVEFRRSLPTTASGKILWRQLQEEEGERSRS, from the coding sequence ATGAACACAAAACATTATCCATCATGGCCGGACCGTTTGCCGAAGACGTTAACAGTGCCGGGGACAACCGTCTACGATAATTTGTTGGTGAGCGCGAAGCGTTATCCGGACAAAGTGGCCGTTCACTATTATGGTGCTTCGTATACGTATAACGATTTATTTTTAGAAGTGGAAGGGCTTGCAGGTTTTTTGGAACATGCGTTTAATGTAAAAAAAGGCGATCGTGTCATGCTTTACATGCAAAACGCTCCGCAGTATATCATTTCGCTCTATGCTATTTTGCGCGTGGGGGCGGTGGTTGTTCCGATTAATCCGATGAACAAAAAGGCTGAGTTGGAATTTTGCATCAATGATTGTGGCATAAAGGCGGGGATCGTCGGACAGGAAATCTATGAAAACGTGCAAGGGTTACTTCCATCGATGATCGTTGCTGCTTATTCCGATTACTTGCCTGACCAACCGCCATTTTCGAATCTTCCTGACGAGGTAGTCGCTCCTGCGAAAGAACATCCAGAGGTGGCATGGAGTGAGGCGCTTGCCGCGAGCAAGATACCGAGTGAATATACCGGGAAGCGCGATGATGTCGCGTTTTTGCCTTATACGTCAGGTACGACCGGTGTGCCGAAAGGCTGTGTTCATACCCACTACTCTTATCAGGCCAATACGTTTGGGGCAGCTCATTGGATAAATGGCGCAAACAGTATGGCTCATCTGGCCGCGTTGCCGTTTTTCCATGTGACAGGGGTGATTCATAGTTTGCTAATGCCTTTAACCATCGGTGCTTCCATTGTTATTTTGACGAGATGGAACCGGGAACACGCGGCGGCAATGATTGAACGTCACCAAATCACAAATTGGGTGAATATCAGCACAATGGTCGTTGATTTTCTTGCGAATCCACACATTCACGATTATGACATAGCTTCTCTGAAATCGATTTCGGGCGGCGGAGCGGCCCTTCCTGAAGCGGTTGGGGAGCGATTGCACGAATGGCTGGGCTTGCAATATTTTGAGGGCTACGGATTGACCGAAACCATTTCCCAGACGCATTTTAACCCGCCGCATGCGCCAAAATTGCAATGTTTAGGCATTCCTTCTTTTGACGTCGATTCTCGAGTGATTGACCCTGTCACTTTGCAAGAGCTTGCGACTGGGGAAGTAGGGGAAATCGTTGTAAACGGACCGCAAGTGTTTCAAGAATATTATAACCGGCCGGAAGAAACAGCTGAGGCTTTTATGGAACTTGACGGCAAGCAATTTTTCCGAACGGGAGATATGGGGCTAATGGACGAAGATGGGTACTTTTTTATGGTGGACCGGATCAAGCGGATGATTAACGCCTCCGGTTATAACGTTTGGCCGTCCGAAGTGGAGTCCCACCTTTACAAACATCCGGATATTCAGCAGGCGTGTGTGATTGGTATTCCGGATCCGGCGAGAGGCGAGAACGTCAAAGCATTTGTGATCCTTCATCCGGAGTCTGAAGGGAAAGTCACGGAAGAGGAAATCATCGCTTGGGCAAAAGAACAAATGGCCGCTTACAAATACCCGAGATTGGTGGAATTTCGCAGATCGCTTCCAACCACGGCCAGTGGGAAAATTCTTTGGCGCCAGCTTCAAGAGGAAGAAGGGGAAAGGAGCAGATCATGA
- a CDS encoding winged helix-turn-helix transcriptional regulator, whose translation MKVCPYIEASFQIIGKKWNGQIVHYLSLCEDVNAHFSEIKSDLAGITSRALSLKLSELIEDGLVKKLVENDSPVTISYELTEKGVSLAESLKPLQAWAQYYMNSEGK comes from the coding sequence ATGAAAGTTTGTCCATATATCGAGGCTTCTTTTCAAATTATAGGAAAAAAATGGAATGGGCAAATCGTGCATTACTTGTCCTTGTGTGAGGATGTGAACGCGCATTTTTCCGAGATAAAAAGTGATTTGGCGGGCATTACATCCAGAGCGCTTTCACTAAAACTTTCGGAGCTGATCGAGGACGGATTGGTAAAAAAATTAGTGGAAAACGATTCACCCGTGACCATTTCTTATGAACTGACGGAAAAAGGGGTGTCACTGGCTGAGAGCCTGAAGCCCCTGCAAGCATGGGCACAATATTATATGAATAGCGAGGGAAAATAA
- a CDS encoding phosphotriesterase family protein, with protein MSEKMVETVNGPINVDAIGKTLVHEHFIFGYPGFQGDQTLAPFNEKEYLASAIEIANEMMAHGVETVVDPTPNECGRDPRFLRKVSEATGLQIICATGYYYEGEGATPYFKFRQSLGTAEDDIYEMFKHEIIEGIEGSGIKPGVIKLASSRDDITPYEGMFFRAAAKIQQETGIVLLTHTQEGTMGPEQAELLLQEGADPNRIIIGHMCGNTDPRVHRQVMDQGIKIGLDRFGLQGMVGAPYDQERIEVLLTLLDEGYEDFILLSHDKVNLWLGRPPVMPDHFMQLIENWRPTYLFDTVVPELMNRGIKEKQIEKLFTDNARTLFGDYEK; from the coding sequence ATGAGTGAAAAAATGGTAGAAACCGTAAACGGCCCTATTAACGTAGATGCCATTGGCAAGACGCTCGTCCATGAACACTTCATTTTCGGTTACCCCGGCTTCCAGGGCGATCAGACACTCGCCCCCTTTAACGAGAAGGAATATCTTGCATCCGCGATTGAGATTGCCAATGAAATGATGGCTCATGGCGTGGAAACCGTGGTAGATCCCACCCCTAATGAATGCGGACGCGACCCTCGTTTCTTACGGAAGGTTTCAGAAGCGACCGGACTGCAAATTATTTGTGCAACCGGCTATTATTACGAAGGCGAAGGGGCAACGCCATATTTTAAATTTCGGCAATCCTTGGGAACAGCGGAAGATGACATCTATGAAATGTTTAAGCACGAGATCATCGAGGGGATTGAAGGCTCAGGCATAAAACCGGGCGTGATCAAACTCGCGTCCAGCCGTGATGATATAACCCCGTACGAAGGAATGTTTTTCAGAGCAGCAGCAAAAATTCAACAAGAAACCGGCATCGTATTATTGACCCACACCCAGGAAGGGACCATGGGTCCGGAACAAGCTGAACTGCTTTTACAAGAAGGAGCGGATCCGAATCGAATCATTATCGGCCACATGTGCGGAAACACCGACCCTCGTGTTCACCGCCAAGTGATGGACCAAGGAATTAAAATCGGCCTCGATCGCTTCGGCTTGCAGGGGATGGTAGGTGCCCCTTACGATCAAGAAAGAATCGAAGTTTTACTCACGCTTTTGGATGAGGGCTACGAAGATTTTATTTTGCTCTCCCATGACAAGGTCAACCTTTGGCTTGGCCGACCGCCGGTCATGCCGGATCACTTCATGCAATTGATCGAAAATTGGCGGCCGACTTATCTTTTCGACACTGTCGTGCCCGAACTTATGAACCGCGGAATAAAAGAAAAACAAATTGAAAAGCTGTTCACCGATAATGCGCGGACGTTATTCGGCGACTATGAAAAATAA
- a CDS encoding alpha-ketoacid dehydrogenase subunit beta yields the protein MTEMNMIEAINFTLRQEMEKDEDVLILGEDVGRNGGVFRATDGLVDTFGERRVVDTPLAESGIIGTAVGMAVRGLKPVAEIQFLGFIYEAMDQIAAQAARIRFRSAGNFHAPMVIRAPYSGGVKTPELHSDSLEALFMHSAGIKVIMPSSPSDAKGLLNAAIEDPDPVLFLEPMKLYRAIRENVEEERYTIEIGKANILKEGSDITLISWGSTMAETKKAVQMLEENGYSIELIDLRTIVPLDEETIIDSVMKTSRCVVVHEAVKSAGVGAEISAIINEKALFYISAPVLRVTGYDSPYPVATVENDWIPSVDRIVREVKHVWELSLD from the coding sequence ATGACTGAGATGAATATGATCGAAGCCATTAATTTCACGCTTAGGCAAGAAATGGAGAAAGACGAGGATGTACTTATTTTAGGTGAAGATGTTGGCAGGAACGGCGGTGTTTTCAGGGCAACGGATGGGCTTGTCGACACGTTTGGAGAACGGCGTGTGGTAGATACTCCCCTGGCGGAATCGGGTATTATTGGTACAGCGGTTGGGATGGCCGTTCGCGGACTTAAACCTGTAGCTGAAATCCAGTTTCTGGGGTTTATCTATGAAGCGATGGATCAAATTGCTGCCCAAGCTGCGCGCATTCGTTTTCGTTCTGCTGGTAATTTTCATGCACCTATGGTCATTCGGGCGCCTTACAGTGGCGGAGTGAAAACACCGGAGTTGCATTCGGATAGCTTAGAGGCCTTATTTATGCATTCAGCAGGCATTAAAGTCATTATGCCTTCTTCACCAAGTGATGCGAAGGGGTTATTAAATGCCGCGATCGAGGACCCTGACCCAGTTCTATTCCTTGAACCAATGAAGCTTTACCGGGCAATTCGAGAAAATGTGGAAGAGGAACGCTACACTATAGAGATAGGAAAAGCAAACATTCTAAAAGAAGGATCGGATATCACCCTTATTAGCTGGGGATCGACGATGGCCGAGACAAAAAAAGCCGTGCAAATGCTTGAAGAGAATGGTTACTCCATAGAATTAATCGATCTTCGAACGATCGTCCCTCTCGATGAAGAGACGATTATTGATTCGGTGATGAAAACAAGCCGTTGTGTCGTTGTTCATGAAGCTGTTAAATCGGCAGGTGTGGGGGCGGAAATTTCTGCAATTATTAATGAAAAAGCGTTATTTTATATATCTGCACCTGTGCTTCGTGTAACCGGTTACGACAGCCCGTACCCGGTGGCGACGGTCGAAAATGACTGGATTCCATCCGTGGATCGGATTGTACGGGAAGTCAAGCATGTTTGGGAATTATCGCTGGATTAA
- a CDS encoding helix-turn-helix domain-containing protein translates to MQMMNQEQDHLWESVRILSQIDAQKAQAVFKATIEKSLQQMGMRLPVFVKFPLSIPSEERLFQLREIEKKMRDAYADGKTEVAYEHLVEYIQQLSQMAEDPSRIQKKLLASLLASRNTVSQADVDYYTPNEAAKKLGLSDQTIRRMCENKKFPRAYKTQGGHWRIPQDSFITTPVQDNTAEALMSQIDHKNREAGDVDEFDL, encoded by the coding sequence ATGCAAATGATGAACCAGGAACAAGATCATTTGTGGGAAAGTGTGCGAATTCTTTCGCAAATAGATGCACAAAAGGCGCAAGCGGTTTTTAAAGCGACGATTGAAAAGTCACTACAACAAATGGGTATGCGTTTACCCGTTTTTGTCAAATTCCCATTGTCTATACCGAGCGAGGAACGTCTTTTTCAACTTCGTGAAATAGAAAAAAAGATGAGGGATGCCTATGCTGACGGAAAAACTGAGGTAGCCTATGAGCATTTGGTTGAATATATTCAGCAATTGAGTCAAATGGCAGAAGATCCTTCCAGGATTCAAAAGAAGTTGCTGGCTTCACTATTAGCCTCACGTAACACAGTTTCACAAGCTGATGTAGATTATTATACTCCTAATGAAGCGGCTAAAAAATTAGGCTTAAGCGATCAAACCATTCGACGAATGTGTGAAAACAAAAAATTTCCTCGGGCTTATAAAACCCAAGGTGGCCATTGGCGAATCCCGCAAGACTCCTTTATCACCACACCGGTACAAGATAACACAGCAGAAGCCTTAATGAGCCAAATCGATCATAAAAATCGGGAAGCGGGGGATGTAGATGAATTTGATCTATGA
- a CDS encoding NAD(P)H-dependent flavin oxidoreductase, with protein MSNIPSILKGLRVPVIGSPLFIVSNPKLVIEQCKAGIVGAMPALNARPASQLDEWLAEITEELEAHNARHPDRPAAPFAINQIVHRSNERLEHDMELCKKYKVPITITSLGAREEVNDAAHSYGGIVLHDVINNRFARKAIDKGADGLIAVAAGAGGHAGAKSPFALVQEIREWFDGPLVLSGSIASGDSVLAAQAMGADLAYIGSPFIATHEARAAEEYKQMITESTSDDIVYSNLFTGVHGNYLAPSIRDAGLDPDALPESDPSQMSFSGGDSDKKTWKDIWGSGEGIGVINEVTPAATFVDRIAREYATARERLFATESVK; from the coding sequence ATGTCAAACATTCCATCAATATTAAAAGGATTACGCGTTCCTGTCATTGGATCACCGCTGTTCATTGTAAGTAATCCAAAGTTAGTGATCGAACAATGCAAGGCGGGGATCGTTGGAGCGATGCCTGCGCTGAATGCCAGGCCTGCTTCACAGCTTGATGAATGGTTGGCGGAAATTACAGAGGAGCTCGAGGCGCATAACGCTCGCCATCCCGATCGGCCGGCCGCGCCGTTTGCCATTAACCAAATCGTCCACCGATCCAATGAGCGGTTGGAACACGACATGGAGCTCTGTAAAAAATATAAAGTTCCGATCACGATTACATCGCTTGGGGCACGTGAAGAAGTGAATGACGCGGCACACAGCTACGGTGGCATTGTATTGCATGATGTGATTAACAACCGGTTTGCCCGCAAGGCTATCGACAAAGGGGCAGACGGCTTGATCGCGGTTGCTGCCGGAGCGGGAGGCCATGCCGGTGCAAAGAGTCCGTTCGCATTGGTTCAGGAAATCCGGGAATGGTTTGATGGACCGCTTGTTTTGTCCGGATCGATCGCGAGCGGCGACAGCGTACTGGCTGCGCAAGCAATGGGCGCCGATCTTGCTTATATCGGATCTCCTTTCATCGCGACCCATGAAGCACGTGCCGCTGAAGAATATAAGCAAATGATTACGGAAAGCACATCCGACGACATTGTTTACAGTAATCTTTTCACGGGCGTACATGGAAACTATCTTGCCCCGTCCATTCGAGACGCCGGTTTAGATCCAGACGCGCTCCCGGAAAGCGATCCATCTCAGATGAGTTTCTCCGGAGGAGATTCGGACAAGAAAACATGGAAGGATATATGGGGGAGCGGGGAAGGCATCGGGGTGATTAATGAAGTCACCCCCGCGGCAACATTCGTCGATCGAATTGCCCGGGAATACGCTACGGCAAGAGAGAGGTTATTCGCAACGGAATCAGTGAAATGA